Part of the Sinorhizobium sp. BG8 genome, CAGAAAATGTGTCACCGAGACGGCGACCTCGCGCCTGAGACCTTGCTGCTCCAGGGACTGGAACAGGCCGACCCGCAGCCGGCCGGGAGGGAGCACGTTTACGTGCTTGAGTTCTTCGAATTGCTGTCGGGATATGCCGTCGTGGATCTCCGGATGGTCCGCCCGCACGACGCAGGCGAGGCTTTCATCCATGAGATGCTGCACGACCAGATTTTCCGCCGGATCGACGATGCGCCCGAGCACCAGTGCCGTCGTGCCTGAGATCACGCCCGTGTCGGCGAGATCGCTGCCATAGGGCGTGAGACGAAGTTTGATGCCGGGGGCCACTTCGCCAAGCCTGGCGACTATCGCCGGCACAAGCACGAATTCGACGTAGCCGTTCGGCGCGATCGTGAAGAGACGTTCGGCTCTGGCTGGGTCGAAGTCCTGCTGGCCGAGGACCGCATCATCGACCTTCGCCAGTGCCTCGGCGATAACCGGTGCAAGTTCCAGGGCTATCGGCGTCGGCTGTATGCCGTAGCGCTCGCGGACGAATAGCTGGTCCTGCATGGTTGTCCGAAGGCGCGCCAGCGCGTTCGAAAGTGCGGGCTGCGTGATTCCAAGGCGCTCCGCCGCGCGGGTGACGCTGCGCTCTTCCATGAGGGTGATGAAGATGGGCAGGAGGTTAAGGTCGTATCGCATGAGTTATAATGACATGCGTATATCTAAGATAAAAGAAATAAACTTCCGAAATATGTAAGCCAGGTTCATGTTGGGCGTGTCCAGAAGGACGCAACGAAGTTCAACGGAGGCTGCTATGAGCAAGGGTAAAGTGCTGGTGATCGGGTCCAATGCAACCCGGATCGAAATTCAGGGCGGCGGCTGGGGCGCTACCGGCCAATATCTCAACGAAACGGTTGTACCGGCCCTGGCCGTGATTGACGCCGGTTATGAGGTCGTGCTGGCCACGCCGGACGGAACCAAGCCGCATATCGATGAAGCGTCGGATTCGGCTCAGCATTTCGAGAACGACGAGGCCGCCTACAACCGCGCCAGGGCATTCTACGCCAACGACCCGTCGATGAACGGGGTTCGCACGCTGCGCTCTGTGATCGGGGAAGGGCTGGACAATTATGTGGGCGTCTTCGTTCCAGGTGGTCAGGCGCCGGTCGTCGATCTCATGCAGGACCCCGAACTGGGCGAGATCCTGCGCCACTTCCACGAAAAGTCAAAGCCCACCGCGCTGCTCTGCCATGGCCCGATATCTGTCGTTTCTGCCATGCCGCACGCCCGCGAGTTCCGTTCTGCGCTGATCGGCGGTGATACCGCCAAAGCGATCGAATGGGCCAAGGGCTGGCAGTATGCCGGCTACAAGATGACTGTCTTCTCCAATACCGAGGAGAAGATCGTGGAGGACTACATTCTGCACGCCAAGCTCTACTTCAACATGGTCGATGCTCTGCAGGCCGCAGGCGGCGAGGTCATCACGACCGAGGTCGACTTCGAACCCAACGTGATCGTCGATCGCGAGCTCATCACAGGTCAGAACCCGCGCTCCGATCATCCGATCGCCGCGAAGTTCGTCGAAGCCCTCGATCGGGCGGCTTCAGCCTAAGTCATGCCGGCGGACAGTGGGGTGTGGATTGCCCACACCTCCCCGAGGCTCTACGCTGAAGAAGGAACAGTATCTGTGTCGAATTCCGTCAAGATCATTGCAATCCTCACTGCACGACCGGGTAAGGCCGAGGCCCTGGGGACGCTCCTCGATAGCATGGTGGCGCCCTCTCGGGCGGAACCCGGAAATCTTCGCTGGGACGTCTGGCAGGATCAGAACGATCCCGGCCTCTTCGTTCTCGACGAACTGTATACGGACGGTGAAGCCGTGATCGCTCACCGCGAGACGCCGCATTTCAGGAACTATTTCTCGAAGATCAACGATCTGGCCGAACGGACGGCACTGGTGCTCGGTTCGGTGCATGTCGCCTAGAAGGGAAGGGAAACGACGATGGCATTGAAGGATATTC contains:
- a CDS encoding LysR substrate-binding domain-containing protein produces the protein MRYDLNLLPIFITLMEERSVTRAAERLGITQPALSNALARLRTTMQDQLFVRERYGIQPTPIALELAPVIAEALAKVDDAVLGQQDFDPARAERLFTIAPNGYVEFVLVPAIVARLGEVAPGIKLRLTPYGSDLADTGVISGTTALVLGRIVDPAENLVVQHLMDESLACVVRADHPEIHDGISRQQFEELKHVNVLPPGRLRVGLFQSLEQQGLRREVAVSVTHFLAVPEMIAVTDYCATLPSLICRQLARDPRLKTLPAPVDLGTFPVEMAWHVRYRHDPAHRWLRSLISEVVKEVSSSRSLQRANLL
- a CDS encoding type 1 glutamine amidotransferase domain-containing protein produces the protein MSKGKVLVIGSNATRIEIQGGGWGATGQYLNETVVPALAVIDAGYEVVLATPDGTKPHIDEASDSAQHFENDEAAYNRARAFYANDPSMNGVRTLRSVIGEGLDNYVGVFVPGGQAPVVDLMQDPELGEILRHFHEKSKPTALLCHGPISVVSAMPHAREFRSALIGGDTAKAIEWAKGWQYAGYKMTVFSNTEEKIVEDYILHAKLYFNMVDALQAAGGEVITTEVDFEPNVIVDRELITGQNPRSDHPIAAKFVEALDRAASA
- a CDS encoding putative quinol monooxygenase — its product is MSNSVKIIAILTARPGKAEALGTLLDSMVAPSRAEPGNLRWDVWQDQNDPGLFVLDELYTDGEAVIAHRETPHFRNYFSKINDLAERTALVLGSVHVA